GCAGCTTTTGCAAGTACAATGCTCGGGGGTGTTGTAAAACCTGTCGAAAATAGGTGGCAACTGCTTCACAATATCAGTCACGTATTCAAACTCCTCATATAATTTCTCTCCGCAGTTTTCACAATACCACATAAAACCGTCCAGTTCTTTAGTAGCTCTTTCGCGCTCAATTACCAAACCAACTGTATTAGGGCCGCGTTGCGGGCTGTGCGGAGTACGCGGAGGCAATAAAAATATATCACCTTCTTTAATATGAATATCGCGTGGCTTACCCTCGTCTATAATCTTCACTACCACATCCCCTTCCAATTGATAAAAGAACTCTTCACCTTCGTTATAATGATAATCCTTGCGGCTGTTAGGCCCACCAACTACCATTACAATAAACTCAGTGTCTTTCCACACTTGTATGTTGCCCACAGGAGGTTTCAACAAGTGACGGTTTTCATCAATCCATTTTTTAAAATTAAAAGGGGCTGCTACGGCCATAATTGTAAATATTTATTGAAGGCAAAGTTCAATTTTTCAGGGCTAAAATCAAAAAAGACATCTATGATATTCGTCACTACACGTGCAAACCGTACCCTATACAGAAATTAAACGCCCAACGGCCTTCATTCGCTCAAAAACGGTTTCGGTATGCGGGGCATCGGGTAATTCGTGGGTCAAATCCTGTCCGGCCCAGTGTTCATAGTGCTTTCCGTTTCGCCAAAGCCTGCTTTCCGTCACATCATAAATCACCCCTTTATAGGCCACCCAAATCTCGGGTCGGTCTTGTCCGTTTCTCAACGCAAGTTGATTTTTCGTGAAGTATGTCAGGTTATTGTCTTCCAATTGTAATAATTATGCGCAATATTTCATTTTTCTGTAATTTCTTGCAAGGCCAACCTGCAAAGTTTAATCTTTTTACAAACCTTTGTAATATAACGAACCTAGTTTAACCCCGCTATAAAACAAATTTGAGACTACGGATATCATTTTATGTGATTTTGGTGTTTACGATGACTGCTTTTTCTTGGTGGACGTATTCGCTCATCAACTTAAGCTACGAGGTGCATGTGTACGACAATGATGTTTTGGGGTTTCAGGTACACCAAGCCACCAACACGGTACTGCAAAACTCAAAATTCAGACCGGATGATGATACGGTGTTTACCAAAATGAGTTTAGGCAGACACGCTATTTACTTTGATACGGTAAGGATGCGTGAGATGGTAGCGGCAAAGCACCCTTATACAGAGATACAGTACAAAGACACGATGGTGACGCTGAAACCGGCACCCGATATTATTGAGAAGCTTGAAAAAGAGAAGTACCGAAAGGTAAGTATGTATATTATTGAGGGGGTAGTGTTTTTACTACTGCTGATGGTGGGTTTTAGTTGGATTTACAACCGATTGAACTCTATTATAAAGCTTAACCAGCAAAAAAGTAATTTTTTACTGGCAGTAACACACGAGTTGAAAACCCCTATGGCATCGGTAAAGTTGTTTTTGCAAACCATACAACGCCGAAATTTAACAAGGGAGCAATTAGAACCAATGATTGCGAACTGTATTGATGATGTGGACCGATTGAATGACTTGGCCGAGAATATGCTGCTGGCCACAAGGATTGAAGGAAACAGCTACCAATACAATTTTGAAGAAGCAGATTTGAGTGCATTGGTAGGCGGCATTAGTGAGAACTATGAAAGCAAGTACAGCGAAAACTATAGTTTTCGACTGGATATAGAGGAAGGTATTGAAATATATGCCGATGTTTTTTCGATTACGATGGCTTTGAATAACCTGATTGAAAATGCGCTGAAATACTCACCAAAGCATTCGGCAATTTCAATCGGGTTAAAAAAAGAGGGTGAAAAAGTGATACTAACCGTGGCAGATGAAGGCCCGGGTATACCACAAGAAGAAAAAGGAAACATTTTTAATAAGTTTTACAGGTTGGGCAATGAATCTACCCGCAGTACTAAGGGCACAGGATTGGGCTTATACATTGTGAAACAAACGGTAAATAACCACAAAGCAACCATTGAGGTGCACGATAACAAACCCCAAGGAAGTTTGTTTAGAATAGTGTTTAAACTCAACGGTGCCAAAAAATAAAACCATTAACGTATGAAAAATAAAATTTTACTTGTTGAAGACGAAACCTCGTTGGCACACAACCTGAAACTAAACCTTGAACTGGAGGGGTTTTCGGTAAATGCCGTTGGCGACGGTTCTAGCGCAATAAGGGCATTTGGTGAAGAGAAATATGACATGGTGATATTAGATATTATGATACCTAATATTGATGGCATTACTGTGTGCGAGAACATACGTTTAAAGGACAACCAAACCCCTATCCTATTCCTTTCGGCTAAAAACACGGTTGAAGACCGCGTTTTGGGCCTTAAAAAAGGCGGGGATGATTACATTGTAAAACCTTTTAACCTTGAAGAGCTGATACTGCGCGTTGATAAGCTGATAAGCCGCAACAAAGTGCAGGCGGGCGATGCCAAACCCGGTATTACCGAGTACAGCTTTAGCGATAACTATGTAAACTTTATCAGTTACGATGCTAAAGGCCAACAAGGTGAGTTTAAACTTACCAAGAAAGAGGCTCTTTTGCTAAAACTGTTGATAGAAAACAAAGATGAAGTGGTGAGTAGAGAAAAGATTTTTCAAACTGTTTGGGGTTACAGCGTTTACCCCAGCACCCGCACCATTGATAACTTTGTACTTGCCTTCCGTAAGTATTTTGAAACCGACCAAAAGAACCCTAAGCATTTCCACTCATTGCGCGGGGTAGGCTACAAATTCACTGATTAAGCCAATTGCTTCCGTTCGGGATTGTCATATTTTCCCAACGGGGCAACTCTACAGGGCATTTAGCCAGTCTACTTCCTTAAATATTTACTACAACAATCTATGAAAACTTTTACTCAGCTCGGAAAGGTGCTCGCTTTTCTGTATTGCATTTTTTGTACTCCAAGTGTTTTTGGGCAAACTACAGGCAGCTTTGACACCAATATTGCCTTTAACGGAACCCGACAATTGTCTGTATATGTGCCTACCAACTACAATCCTGCCAATAAATACAAGGTAATGGTTTGCCTGCATGGATTGGGAGATAATGCTGCCAACTACCGAAATGCGCTGGTAAACACACTTAACTGGAAAACCCTGCTTCCTACCACCATTTTTGTATGTCCTGAATCCAGCACTACTACAAATGATTATTTTGCCCCCGACGGCAGTGGCAACGAAGAAATAATAAAAGAAAGCATCAACTTCATCCGCGCAAACTACTCAGTTGATACTACCGACATCACCCTTCAAGGGTTTTCGTTGGGCGGCCGTGCAGCCTTGCGCTATGGACTTAGCAACCCCGATGTTTTTAAAGGCTTGTTGCTAAACACTCCGGCCATTCAAGGAGTAAAAGAAGGTTCAAGCAAGCAACCTGCCTACCCCTACGCCCTTGCTAATGCAAACAAAATACCTGTGTACATTAGCCACGGTGAGAACGATGTGTTTTATACCGCCCCCATCGACTCAATAGTGGAGCAACTGGTATTAAACGATTGCCCCCTGCATTTTAAGCGTATTGCCGGCTTAGACCACACCATTCCCATTTCGGCTCAATTGGGCAATTTCAGCAAGTTTTTCGACTCAACCACTACCAACGCCTTTGGCATTGAAGTAACCCGCTTATACATCCCCGAAAGGGTTTGCAACGGTTTTGTAAACGGTAGCGTATTAGTACGCAATACCGGCAAAACTACCATTAACAGCATTGCTCTTGATTTTTCTTCAACCGGCTCAACGGCGACAAGGGTTTCAACCAACGGATTAAGCCTTGCCCCATTTCAACACGTTATCTTACCCATTACCAACCAATTTGCAGGTAGTGCTGAGGTGCATACCTTTACTGTTAAAGCATCATTGATTAACGGGTCTGAAAATACCGACCCAATAAGCCCCAACAACGAAAACAGGAAATCAAAACAGTTGGTGCGCCAAAATAGCGGCAGAGCGTTGCCCCTTACCGAGGGATTTGAAGGTCCGGATTTCCCGCCCACAGGTTGGGTACTTAAGCAATCGGGCGATGTATTTTCTTCTTGGGAAAAGTACGACGATGTAAGTAAAACCGGCACTGCTTCAATGGGAGCTTTTAACTCTGTTTTTTTGTTTGACAACAGTTTTAGAAGCGAAGAAGTACAAACTCCTGTATTGGATTTATCATCGATGCAAAATCCGCATCTTGCCTTCGATTTAGCCTTCAACTACCATAAATTCAAAGCCAACAACGATAGTATTACGCTGTCTGATACGTTGGAACTCCTTATTTCAACCGATTGCGGCAATACATTTACCCGCATATTTAAAGCAGGAGGTAAAGAACTAACCACTTTTGCCGCTCCCATATTGAACCCGCAAACACTTGAGGCTTGCTTTATAAATCCATCGGCTAACAATTGGAGTACAATGTTACTTCCGCTAACAGCTTATGCAACTAGCAACAATGCAATTATCAGCTTTAAATATACTTCAGGTCTTGGAGGCTCAATTAACATTGATAATGTGGCAGTAACCAGCAATGCTGTGGGCATTGAAACCCCACAACAAAATAACGTGGCAATGTACCCTAACCCTGCAAACAGCAACACCACCATTGAAGCGGAAAACATTACTGCTGTTAATGTTTGGGATGCTAATGGTAAACTATGCAAGGTAAAAACAACCTCGCTGGGAGAAAATACAACACTATTACATACTGATTTGCTTAGC
The Bacteroidota bacterium DNA segment above includes these coding regions:
- a CDS encoding 3-hydroxyanthranilate 3,4-dioxygenase codes for the protein MAVAAPFNFKKWIDENRHLLKPPVGNIQVWKDTEFIVMVVGGPNSRKDYHYNEGEEFFYQLEGDVVVKIIDEGKPRDIHIKEGDIFLLPPRTPHSPQRGPNTVGLVIERERATKELDGFMWYCENCGEKLYEEFEYVTDIVKQLPPIFDRFYNTPEHCTCKSCGTVMERPVKRT
- a CDS encoding cytochrome b5, which gives rise to MEDNNLTYFTKNQLALRNGQDRPEIWVAYKGVIYDVTESRLWRNGKHYEHWAGQDLTHELPDAPHTETVFERMKAVGRLISV
- a CDS encoding HAMP domain-containing histidine kinase is translated as MRLRISFYVILVFTMTAFSWWTYSLINLSYEVHVYDNDVLGFQVHQATNTVLQNSKFRPDDDTVFTKMSLGRHAIYFDTVRMREMVAAKHPYTEIQYKDTMVTLKPAPDIIEKLEKEKYRKVSMYIIEGVVFLLLLMVGFSWIYNRLNSIIKLNQQKSNFLLAVTHELKTPMASVKLFLQTIQRRNLTREQLEPMIANCIDDVDRLNDLAENMLLATRIEGNSYQYNFEEADLSALVGGISENYESKYSENYSFRLDIEEGIEIYADVFSITMALNNLIENALKYSPKHSAISIGLKKEGEKVILTVADEGPGIPQEEKGNIFNKFYRLGNESTRSTKGTGLGLYIVKQTVNNHKATIEVHDNKPQGSLFRIVFKLNGAKK
- a CDS encoding response regulator transcription factor; amino-acid sequence: MKNKILLVEDETSLAHNLKLNLELEGFSVNAVGDGSSAIRAFGEEKYDMVILDIMIPNIDGITVCENIRLKDNQTPILFLSAKNTVEDRVLGLKKGGDDYIVKPFNLEELILRVDKLISRNKVQAGDAKPGITEYSFSDNYVNFISYDAKGQQGEFKLTKKEALLLKLLIENKDEVVSREKIFQTVWGYSVYPSTRTIDNFVLAFRKYFETDQKNPKHFHSLRGVGYKFTD
- a CDS encoding T9SS type A sorting domain-containing protein, which encodes MKTFTQLGKVLAFLYCIFCTPSVFGQTTGSFDTNIAFNGTRQLSVYVPTNYNPANKYKVMVCLHGLGDNAANYRNALVNTLNWKTLLPTTIFVCPESSTTTNDYFAPDGSGNEEIIKESINFIRANYSVDTTDITLQGFSLGGRAALRYGLSNPDVFKGLLLNTPAIQGVKEGSSKQPAYPYALANANKIPVYISHGENDVFYTAPIDSIVEQLVLNDCPLHFKRIAGLDHTIPISAQLGNFSKFFDSTTTNAFGIEVTRLYIPERVCNGFVNGSVLVRNTGKTTINSIALDFSSTGSTATRVSTNGLSLAPFQHVILPITNQFAGSAEVHTFTVKASLINGSENTDPISPNNENRKSKQLVRQNSGRALPLTEGFEGPDFPPTGWVLKQSGDVFSSWEKYDDVSKTGTASMGAFNSVFLFDNSFRSEEVQTPVLDLSSMQNPHLAFDLAFNYHKFKANNDSITLSDTLELLISTDCGNTFTRIFKAGGKELTTFAAPILNPQTLEACFINPSANNWSTMLLPLTAYATSNNAIISFKYTSGLGGSINIDNVAVTSNAVGIETPQQNNVAMYPNPANSNTTIEAENITAVNVWDANGKLCKVKTTSLGENTTLLHTDLLSAGVYYVQVVTKNFVQHQKLIIEK